The Streptomyces sp. NBC_00344 genome includes a window with the following:
- a CDS encoding putative bifunctional diguanylate cyclase/phosphodiesterase: protein MNVPYRKAGSPADQDSPEDRLGRFATIWSRAIFPSTATSLTRPEFEQHLLPLARRLSDALHAWPFDPTPAHRVGADLVAAHCTDPDALSHTLGVIDSYLVLYCGRVEDAAELTQEESRNRCARLQHALAAGFSQALRERTLAEQEAIARSALSARSAAEQALHVTETRFRAVFEDAAIGIGIADLDGNILEVNDALLQMFGGLDHHVRSRKVNEWVHPEDAPQVWGLHAELVRGERDHYRVEKPYYRNDGTVLWTNLTVSLLRDEEGQPQYQLALMEDTTERRLLNLRLRYEATHDALTGLPNRTLFFERLDKALAAKDGMRFGLCYLDLDGFKAINDSLGHSAGDRLLVEVADRLQSCATASCEMVARLGGDEFVALTTGDNTAHEVEELAVRILSALATPIRIDGRELTVRGSIGVVEGPAGAQSPAEVLRSADITMYRAKAAGGNRFQLADAEADARAITRHGLTTALPAALERGEFFIEYQPLVHLGDGSVHGAEALVRWSHPQHGVLGPDRFISLAEHTGLIVPLGRWVLEESVRQARGWQQRHPAHNDGGPLRINVNLSPTQLYHPGLVADTVAVLERTGLDPGALCLEVTESALIGADDDLLKPLRQLAEMGVDIALDDFGTGYSNLANLRRLPVSVLKLDRSFTQSMQQHPADPVDLKIVEGIVALAHSLELAVTVEGVETGAQADQLRDLGCDTAQGWYYARPGAPDRIHSLSLADAV, encoded by the coding sequence GTGAACGTGCCCTACCGGAAAGCGGGATCCCCGGCGGACCAGGACAGCCCCGAAGACAGGCTGGGCCGCTTCGCGACCATCTGGAGCCGGGCCATCTTCCCGTCGACCGCCACCTCGCTCACCAGGCCCGAGTTCGAGCAGCACCTGCTGCCGCTCGCCCGCCGGCTGAGCGACGCCCTGCACGCCTGGCCCTTCGACCCGACGCCCGCGCACCGGGTCGGGGCCGATCTCGTCGCCGCGCACTGCACCGACCCGGACGCGCTCAGCCACACCCTCGGTGTGATCGACTCGTATCTGGTGCTCTACTGCGGCCGCGTCGAGGACGCTGCCGAGCTGACCCAGGAGGAGAGCCGGAACCGCTGCGCGCGTCTCCAGCACGCCCTCGCCGCCGGATTCTCACAGGCCCTGCGTGAGCGCACCCTCGCGGAGCAGGAAGCGATCGCCCGCTCCGCGCTCTCCGCGCGCAGCGCCGCGGAACAGGCCCTGCATGTCACCGAGACCCGGTTCCGCGCGGTGTTCGAGGACGCGGCGATCGGTATCGGCATCGCCGACCTCGACGGAAACATCCTGGAGGTCAACGACGCGCTGCTGCAGATGTTCGGCGGCCTCGACCACCATGTCCGCAGCCGCAAGGTGAACGAGTGGGTGCACCCCGAGGACGCCCCTCAGGTGTGGGGCCTGCATGCCGAGCTGGTGCGTGGGGAGCGCGACCACTACCGGGTCGAGAAGCCCTACTACCGCAATGACGGCACCGTTCTGTGGACCAATCTGACGGTGTCGCTGCTGCGTGACGAGGAGGGCCAGCCGCAGTACCAGCTGGCGCTGATGGAGGACACCACGGAGCGCCGGCTGCTCAACCTGCGGCTGCGCTACGAGGCGACGCACGACGCGCTGACCGGCCTGCCCAACAGAACCCTCTTCTTCGAGCGCCTCGACAAGGCGCTCGCCGCCAAGGACGGGATGCGCTTCGGCCTGTGCTACCTGGACCTCGACGGTTTCAAGGCGATCAACGACAGCCTGGGCCACTCGGCAGGGGACCGGCTGCTCGTCGAAGTGGCTGACCGGCTGCAGAGCTGCGCGACCGCGTCGTGCGAGATGGTGGCCCGGCTGGGCGGAGACGAATTCGTCGCGCTCACCACCGGCGACAACACCGCGCACGAGGTCGAGGAACTGGCCGTGCGGATTCTGTCGGCGCTGGCCACCCCCATCCGTATCGACGGCCGCGAACTGACCGTCCGGGGCAGCATCGGTGTGGTCGAGGGGCCGGCTGGCGCGCAGAGCCCCGCCGAGGTGCTGCGCAGCGCGGACATCACCATGTACCGGGCCAAGGCGGCGGGAGGCAACCGGTTCCAGCTGGCCGACGCCGAGGCGGACGCCCGTGCCATCACCCGGCACGGGCTGACCACAGCGCTGCCCGCCGCCCTGGAACGCGGTGAGTTCTTCATCGAGTACCAGCCGCTGGTGCATCTCGGCGACGGCAGTGTGCACGGCGCGGAAGCTCTCGTGCGCTGGTCCCATCCGCAGCACGGGGTACTCGGTCCCGACCGGTTCATCTCCCTCGCCGAGCACACCGGGCTCATCGTGCCGCTCGGCCGGTGGGTACTCGAGGAGTCGGTGCGGCAGGCCAGGGGCTGGCAGCAGCGGCACCCCGCTCACAACGACGGCGGACCGCTGCGCATCAACGTGAATCTCTCGCCCACCCAGCTCTACCATCCCGGCCTGGTCGCGGACACCGTCGCCGTCCTGGAGCGCACCGGGCTCGATCCCGGCGCACTCTGCCTGGAGGTCACCGAATCGGCGTTGATCGGGGCGGACGACGACCTGCTGAAGCCGCTGCGGCAGCTGGCCGAGATGGGCGTGGACATCGCGCTCGACGACTTCGGAACCGGTTACTCCAATCTCGCCAATCTGCGCAGGCTGCCGGTGAGCGTGCTCAAGCTGGACCGTTCCTTCACCCAGTCGATGCAGCAGCACCCGGCCGACCCGGTGGACCTCAAGATCGTCGAGGGCATCGTCGCGCTGGCCCACAGCCTGGAGCTCGCGGTCACGGTGGAGGGGGTGGAGACCGGTGCGCAGGCCGACCAGCTGAGGGACCTCGGCTGTGACACCGCGCAGGGCTGGTACTACGCAAGGCCGGGAGCGCCCGACCGGATTCACAGTCTGTCGCTGGCCGACGCCGTGTGA
- a CDS encoding SAM-dependent methyltransferase, with translation MERPAWAPQGIDLSVPSVSRIYDYYLGGSHNFEVDREAARKAMEFMPGLPKVMQANRAFMRRAVRYAVERGITQFLDIGSGIPTFGNVHEVAQSIEPEARVVYVDHDPVAVAHSKAVLEGNDRTGVLAADLRKPQEILDSPEVAGLLDLDRPVALLLVAVLHFIEDADDPYAAVVALREALAPGSLLIVTHASYEGIPVLQEQAGGAVGVYRNIRNPLVMRSSEEVARFFAGYELVEPGLVAMPDWRPDTPVDPEDLYAFAGFVGVGLKA, from the coding sequence ATGGAGCGTCCTGCCTGGGCCCCGCAGGGCATCGATCTTTCGGTGCCGAGTGTGTCGCGGATCTACGACTACTACTTGGGCGGTTCGCACAATTTCGAGGTGGATCGGGAAGCCGCCCGCAAAGCCATGGAGTTCATGCCGGGCCTCCCCAAGGTGATGCAGGCGAATCGCGCGTTCATGCGCCGGGCCGTCCGATACGCGGTCGAGCGGGGGATCACGCAATTCCTCGACATAGGTTCAGGTATTCCGACGTTCGGGAATGTCCACGAGGTGGCGCAGTCCATCGAACCGGAGGCCCGGGTGGTCTACGTGGACCACGATCCGGTCGCGGTCGCACACAGCAAGGCAGTACTCGAGGGCAATGACCGGACCGGCGTGCTGGCCGCGGATCTGCGCAAGCCCCAGGAGATCCTGGACAGCCCGGAGGTCGCAGGGCTCCTCGATCTGGACCGCCCGGTGGCTCTCCTGCTGGTCGCGGTACTCCACTTCATCGAGGACGCCGACGATCCGTACGCCGCCGTGGTCGCACTCCGCGAGGCGCTGGCACCCGGCAGCCTGCTGATCGTCACCCATGCGTCGTACGAGGGCATTCCCGTCCTGCAGGAGCAGGCGGGAGGCGCGGTGGGCGTCTACCGGAACATCCGCAATCCGCTGGTCATGCGCTCGTCCGAGGAGGTGGCCCGGTTCTTCGCCGGGTACGAACTCGTGGAGCCCGGCCTGGTCGCGATGCCCGACTGGCGGCCGGACACACCGGTCGACCCGGAGGACCTGTACGCCTTCGCCGGATTCGTCGGTGTGGGGCTCAAGGCGTGA
- a CDS encoding SCO0930 family lipoprotein translates to MNTWRNASLAVTAVAVLALTTACGQDKGSSSAYGQTVGDAQPAGQAAGQPGDDGYGTGGGYGSGSGYGSDSDASAAAKKSAGQLAVWDSKKLGKVVTDSAGLTLYRFDKDTASPPKSNCDGDCVKAWPPVPAGSVTAAPGADAALIGQVTRGDGTKQLTIAGWPMYRYAKDTKAGDAKGQGVGGTWFASAPDGKKAAPAAAGAAAAGSADSLPGLSVRKDPKLGDIIVDKRGMTVYRLTKDSAWPMKSACTGACLSKWPVVAPVAKNDTVDIIKKGFVTFNRPDGLKQQSINCWPVYTFSGDTKPGDTNGQGVGGTWYAVTPDAKLVGAGK, encoded by the coding sequence ATGAACACCTGGCGGAACGCCTCACTCGCGGTGACGGCGGTGGCAGTGCTGGCGCTGACGACGGCGTGCGGTCAGGACAAGGGCTCCTCGTCCGCGTACGGACAGACAGTGGGCGACGCCCAGCCCGCCGGCCAGGCGGCCGGGCAGCCCGGGGACGACGGCTACGGGACCGGCGGCGGGTACGGGTCCGGCAGCGGGTACGGCTCCGACTCGGACGCCAGCGCGGCAGCCAAGAAGTCGGCAGGCCAGCTGGCCGTCTGGGACAGCAAGAAGCTGGGAAAGGTGGTGACGGACAGCGCGGGGCTCACCCTCTACCGATTCGACAAGGACACCGCGAGCCCGCCGAAGTCGAATTGCGACGGCGACTGTGTGAAGGCCTGGCCGCCCGTTCCCGCAGGCAGTGTCACCGCGGCGCCCGGCGCCGACGCCGCACTCATCGGCCAGGTCACCAGGGGTGACGGCACGAAGCAGCTGACCATTGCGGGCTGGCCCATGTACCGGTACGCCAAGGACACCAAAGCGGGTGACGCGAAGGGGCAGGGCGTCGGTGGCACCTGGTTCGCGTCCGCACCCGACGGGAAGAAGGCGGCGCCCGCCGCGGCAGGCGCCGCCGCGGCGGGATCGGCGGACTCATTGCCCGGTCTCTCGGTGCGCAAGGACCCCAAACTCGGCGACATCATCGTGGACAAGCGTGGAATGACGGTCTACCGGCTGACAAAGGACTCCGCGTGGCCGATGAAGTCGGCATGCACCGGAGCCTGCCTCTCCAAGTGGCCGGTTGTCGCTCCTGTAGCGAAGAACGACACCGTGGACATCATCAAGAAGGGCTTTGTCACCTTCAACCGCCCCGACGGACTGAAGCAGCAGTCGATCAACTGCTGGCCCGTCTATACCTTCTCGGGTGACACCAAACCGGGAGACACCAATGGCCAGGGCGTTGGCGGCACGTGGTACGCGGTCACTCCCGACGCGAAACTGGTGGGCGCCGGCAAGTAG
- a CDS encoding bestrophin-like domain, whose amino-acid sequence MSEWLVLTIAMAAACAVVLTIAFINNRRVGDDDDPSETPDVIEYMTMMIGVIYAIVLGLAIAGVWEGRSAAQESVRLEAQALHEVDARSAVYPAAVRGRIRSDVGTYVSYVLDTEWKHMGDHGDLTARGGRLLDQVRRDVTDYKPKNDHEGQAYQPLVDQVAAADDARGSRGQSAGATMPGVVWFGLIIGALITVGLIFTLQIRRSAKELLLAGLFSALIAFLLFLIWDFDAPFGRGISATASPFLDLFPQAGK is encoded by the coding sequence GTGTCGGAATGGCTTGTTCTCACGATCGCGATGGCCGCGGCCTGTGCCGTCGTCCTGACCATCGCGTTCATCAACAACCGACGGGTCGGGGACGACGATGACCCGTCGGAGACTCCCGACGTCATCGAGTACATGACGATGATGATCGGCGTGATCTACGCAATCGTGCTGGGTCTGGCCATCGCCGGCGTCTGGGAGGGACGCAGCGCCGCGCAGGAGTCGGTACGCCTGGAGGCCCAGGCACTGCACGAGGTGGACGCCCGCTCGGCGGTGTACCCGGCAGCGGTGCGCGGCCGCATCCGCAGCGATGTCGGCACCTACGTCAGCTACGTGCTGGACACCGAGTGGAAGCACATGGGCGACCACGGCGATCTCACCGCCCGCGGCGGCAGGCTGCTGGATCAGGTACGCCGGGACGTCACCGACTACAAGCCGAAGAACGATCACGAGGGGCAGGCCTATCAGCCGCTGGTCGACCAGGTGGCCGCAGCCGACGACGCTCGCGGTTCCCGGGGGCAGAGTGCCGGCGCGACCATGCCGGGGGTGGTCTGGTTCGGCCTGATCATCGGCGCTTTGATCACCGTCGGACTGATCTTCACACTGCAGATCCGCCGTTCCGCGAAGGAGCTGCTGCTGGCCGGCCTCTTCAGTGCACTGATCGCGTTTCTGCTCTTCCTCATCTGGGACTTCGACGCGCCGTTCGGGCGGGGCATCTCCGCCACCGCTTCACCATTCCTCGACCTTTTCCCGCAGGCCGGAAAGTAG
- a CDS encoding universal stress protein: MTDQQPHQFERGTDGPKVIVVGIDGSESSLRAAAYAGGLARRQNALLAIVYVQPVLSAGASLGASVADTTGEIAEGLVAEIRTATERVKGIFAVRWEFHTFRGDPFNGLVTAADELKADAVVVGASESAGHRIVGSVAVRLVKTGRWPVTVVP, translated from the coding sequence GTGACAGATCAGCAGCCTCACCAGTTCGAACGCGGTACAGACGGTCCCAAGGTGATCGTCGTCGGCATAGACGGTTCCGAGTCGTCGTTGCGTGCCGCCGCGTATGCCGGGGGGCTCGCCAGACGGCAGAACGCCCTGCTCGCGATCGTGTATGTGCAGCCTGTGCTCTCGGCGGGGGCCTCACTCGGGGCCTCCGTCGCCGACACCACCGGTGAGATCGCCGAGGGCCTGGTGGCCGAGATCCGGACAGCCACCGAGCGGGTGAAGGGGATATTCGCCGTGCGGTGGGAATTCCACACCTTCCGCGGGGATCCCTTCAACGGTCTGGTCACCGCGGCGGACGAGCTGAAGGCGGACGCCGTGGTGGTCGGCGCGTCGGAGTCGGCCGGCCACCGAATCGTCGGGTCGGTCGCCGTCCGCCTCGTCAAGACCGGGCGGTGGCCGGTCACCGTCGTCCCGTAG
- a CDS encoding CapA family protein — MTNSKSLSLVASAALLLALAACGGPEQTPYPRADPERPAPSGAAGSTQSDVRGFTLVGTGDVLPHASIIRLAHTDAGGHGYDFRPMLAGVAPVISRADLAICHMETVYGANGGPFTGFPTFKSPPEVAAGLRATGYDSCSTASNHTLDAGADGIRRTLEALDKAGVKHAGSGRTAAESARPALMRAGGALVAQLAYTYDTNGFPQPEGRPWAVHLIDEQKIIADARAARKAGADVVVVSLHWGTEWQEAPDEQQLTLGHRLTASTTKGRPDIDLILGTHAHIPQAYEKVNGTWIIYGMGDQVAGAMVNPPDVVDPRGNQSSIGRFTFGPPAEPGQRWVVKKAEFVPQWMDVQKGRVVALPEALRRAPGRKDYQVAEKAVRRAVLSRGAAAQGLTMGE, encoded by the coding sequence ATGACAAATAGTAAAAGTCTCTCTCTGGTGGCGTCCGCCGCCCTTCTGCTCGCCCTCGCCGCTTGCGGTGGACCGGAACAGACCCCGTACCCGCGTGCGGACCCGGAGCGGCCCGCGCCGTCCGGCGCTGCCGGCAGCACGCAGTCCGATGTCCGCGGATTCACGCTCGTCGGAACGGGCGACGTACTCCCGCATGCCTCGATCATCCGCTTGGCCCACACGGACGCGGGCGGGCACGGCTATGACTTCCGGCCGATGCTCGCCGGGGTCGCACCGGTCATCTCCCGGGCGGATCTGGCGATCTGCCACATGGAAACGGTGTACGGGGCGAACGGCGGGCCCTTCACCGGATTCCCCACGTTCAAGTCACCGCCCGAGGTGGCAGCCGGCCTGCGTGCCACCGGCTACGACTCCTGTTCAACCGCTTCCAATCACACGCTGGACGCGGGCGCCGATGGTATCCGCAGAACGCTGGAGGCCCTGGACAAGGCAGGCGTCAAGCATGCGGGATCCGGCCGAACCGCCGCCGAGTCCGCACGCCCCGCGCTGATGCGGGCCGGTGGCGCCTTGGTGGCCCAACTCGCCTACACCTATGACACCAACGGCTTCCCGCAGCCCGAAGGCCGGCCCTGGGCGGTGCATCTCATCGACGAACAGAAGATCATTGCGGACGCCAGGGCGGCCAGGAAGGCAGGTGCCGACGTGGTGGTGGTCAGCCTGCACTGGGGCACCGAATGGCAGGAGGCCCCCGACGAGCAGCAGTTGACGCTCGGTCACCGGCTCACCGCCTCCACCACCAAGGGCAGGCCCGACATCGATCTGATCCTCGGCACCCACGCTCATATTCCGCAGGCGTACGAGAAGGTCAACGGCACCTGGATCATCTACGGCATGGGCGATCAGGTCGCCGGTGCGATGGTCAATCCACCGGACGTGGTCGACCCCCGCGGCAACCAGAGTTCCATCGGACGCTTCACCTTCGGCCCCCCGGCGGAACCGGGGCAGCGCTGGGTGGTGAAAAAGGCGGAGTTCGTCCCGCAGTGGATGGACGTGCAGAAGGGGCGGGTGGTCGCTCTCCCGGAGGCGCTGCGCCGGGCCCCGGGACGCAAGGACTACCAGGTGGCCGAGAAGGCCGTCCGGCGCGCGGTGCTCAGCCGCGGAGCCGCTGCGCAGGGCCTGACCATGGGCGAATGA
- a CDS encoding sigma-70 family RNA polymerase sigma factor, with product MTLTPTRPGADERALADLQHTHGRALLQFLLGLTYGDRQRAEDLLQETMVRAWQHPEAFEGPYESMRPWLFTVGRRLAIDARRSRLARPAEVSDNVLESTPAPGDLTERSAAALDVRQAVRALSPEHRDVLVQIYFHGLSVHEAASTLGIPAGTVKSRSHYALRALSRKLPGYRAAPPCGRPT from the coding sequence GTGACCCTGACACCGACACGTCCCGGCGCCGACGAGCGGGCACTCGCGGACCTGCAGCACACCCATGGCCGGGCGCTGCTGCAGTTTCTGCTCGGGCTGACGTACGGCGACCGGCAGCGCGCCGAGGACCTGCTGCAGGAGACGATGGTGCGCGCCTGGCAGCATCCGGAGGCCTTCGAAGGGCCGTACGAGTCCATGCGGCCCTGGCTGTTCACGGTGGGGCGGCGGCTGGCCATCGATGCCCGCAGATCCCGGCTGGCCCGTCCGGCCGAGGTCAGCGACAACGTTCTGGAGTCGACCCCGGCCCCAGGTGACCTCACCGAGCGCTCGGCCGCGGCACTGGACGTACGCCAGGCGGTACGGGCACTGAGCCCCGAGCACCGTGACGTGCTGGTACAGATATATTTCCACGGGCTGAGCGTGCACGAGGCGGCGTCAACCCTCGGTATCCCGGCGGGCACCGTGAAGTCCCGTTCCCATTACGCGCTGCGCGCCCTGAGCCGCAAACTGCCTGGCTACCGGGCGGCTCCGCCCTGTGGACGCCCTACCTGA
- a CDS encoding histidine kinase codes for MLLMGGFVIGRRSARPVRNNGVGTPVEHATFETLHTASLAAPPLRAGLTEESARKAARRLRSLLGTDALCLTDGERVLCWDGLGEHHAPQVMSRVSGLLESGRDRAFRSDCDDLDCPLRWAVAVPLTVDHRVLGVLVAYAPRESAVLARAAGEVARWVSVQLELAELDRSRTRLIEAEIKALRAQISPHFIFNSLAAIASFVRTDPERARELLLEFADFTRYSFRRRGDFTTLAEELHSIDQYLALAGARFGDRLGVTLQVAPEVLPVALPFLCLQPLVENAVKHGIEGAAGRGRITISALDAGSDAEVVIEDDGTGMEPSRLREVLRGEGGSSAGIGLLNVDERLRQVYGDAYGLVIETGVGAGMKVTVRIPKYRAGVHGS; via the coding sequence ATGCTGCTGATGGGCGGGTTCGTCATCGGCCGGCGCAGCGCCCGCCCCGTCCGCAACAACGGGGTCGGCACACCGGTCGAACACGCGACCTTCGAGACGCTGCACACCGCGTCGCTCGCCGCGCCGCCGCTGCGCGCGGGCCTGACCGAGGAGAGCGCCCGCAAGGCCGCCCGCAGGCTGCGCTCGCTGCTGGGCACCGACGCACTGTGTCTGACCGACGGGGAGCGTGTCCTGTGCTGGGACGGCCTGGGGGAGCACCATGCGCCGCAGGTCATGAGCCGGGTGAGCGGGCTCCTGGAGAGCGGCAGGGACAGGGCCTTCAGGAGCGACTGCGACGATCTCGACTGCCCGCTGCGCTGGGCCGTCGCGGTGCCGCTCACCGTCGACCACCGGGTGCTGGGGGTACTGGTCGCCTATGCGCCGCGTGAGTCCGCTGTGCTGGCCAGAGCCGCCGGTGAAGTGGCCCGCTGGGTGTCGGTGCAGCTGGAGCTCGCCGAACTCGACCGTTCGAGGACCCGGTTGATCGAGGCAGAGATCAAGGCGCTGCGGGCCCAGATCTCCCCGCACTTCATCTTCAACTCACTGGCCGCGATAGCCTCGTTCGTCCGTACCGATCCCGAACGTGCCCGCGAACTGCTCCTGGAGTTCGCCGACTTCACCCGCTACTCCTTCCGCAGACGCGGCGACTTCACCACCCTCGCCGAGGAACTGCACTCCATCGACCAGTACCTGGCTCTCGCGGGAGCCAGGTTCGGTGACCGCCTCGGTGTCACCCTGCAGGTGGCCCCCGAGGTGCTGCCCGTGGCCTTGCCCTTCCTGTGTCTTCAGCCACTGGTGGAGAACGCGGTCAAGCACGGCATCGAAGGTGCGGCCGGACGCGGGCGCATCACCATCAGCGCACTGGACGCCGGCTCCGACGCCGAGGTCGTCATCGAGGACGACGGAACCGGGATGGAGCCCTCGCGGCTGCGTGAGGTCCTTCGCGGCGAGGGCGGATCCTCCGCGGGCATCGGACTGCTCAATGTCGACGAACGGCTGCGACAGGTGTACGGGGACGCCTACGGGCTGGTCATCGAGACGGGCGTCGGCGCGGGTATGAAGGTGACCGTACGCATCCCGAAATACCGTGCGGGGGTGCACGGTTCATGA